Genomic DNA from Spirochaetales bacterium:
CCGTTTCATACCGTTTCTTCGCTTCTTCCATGGATTGATTCCACATTTCCGCGTCATGGGATTGCAGACCGATACATCCGTAATAATCACGGAACAAACCCGGCGCCGTCCCGCCGGCCATCATTGCCGCTTCAATCAGAATCGTTCCCGAACCGCACATCGGATCGATGAAACTTCCTCCCTTTCCCGCGATTTCCGGCCATCCGGCCCTTAGCAGCATGGCCGCGGCCACATTCTCCTTGAGCGGGGCTTTTAATCCTATGTTTCTGTACCGACGTTTGTGCAGGCTTTCACCCGCAAAATCAAGGCTGATTGTCGCCGAGTTTCCCGAAATATGCAGGTTAATCGCAATGTCCGGCTTCTCACATTGAACCGCAGGCCTTCTACCGCTTTGTTTTCTAAAGTAATCACATATCGCATCTTTGAGAACAAGTGCAGCGAAGTTATTGTTCAGCGTCCTGATACCGCTTGTAGAGGAATCGATACGAAAACTGTTTCGTTCGTTCATATGATCGCTCCACCTGATGCGAAGCGCTTCCCTGTAGAGGTCATCCCTGTTTTCGACATTGAAGGTCGCAAGAGAAAGATACACCCTGCTTGCGGTTCTCGACCACAGACATACACGATACGCCTGCCCGAGCGAAGCCCGGAAAGACACGCCGGCCTGCGTGATTCTCGTGGACCGGATGCCCAGACTGTGAAGTTCATCCTGAAGTAGATCTTCCATACAAAGCGGGCATGGCGCGAAAAATTGATAATTCATACCTGTTTTTTCCATGTTAAACGATGATGCAACCATAATCACGGAAAGCTTCCATGTCAAGCGAGTATTGAGGGGTGAAAGCTTGACATTAAAGGAAGCTTTTTCTTATACTGATGGTAACAATCGTCAACAGGAGTCATTATGAACCAACCGTTCCCCATCCATTATCATATTTCAATAACACCGGATTTCGGGGAGTTTCGTTTTACCGGTACTGTCGATATTGTCATGAAACCTGAATCCATTCTCGAAACAATAACACTCGATGTTCTTGCGCTTTCCATCGATCGATGCACGGTGAGACTTGGAGACAAACAGACGGAATGTCGATTTACAGTAAATGAAGAGGAGGAAGCACTGATTGTCACCATTCCCGACGGCCTCGAGTCGTATCTTTCCCCGGAATCCGGGTTAACCCTTTCAATCGATTACCGGGGGATCATAAACGACAATATGGCGGGTTTTTATAAAAGCGGATACCTTTGGGAAGGTGCAACACACTATATCGGGGTGACGCAATTCGAAGAGAGTGATGCCCGCCGCGCATTCCCCTGTTTCGATCATCCGCGGTATAAGGCGACCTTCGACCTGGAGCTTACAGTCGGCAGACATTATGAAGCGATTGCAAATACACCGGTCAGTCAGATAAAAAACCTTCCGGATAACAAAAAAAGGGTCGTCTTTGAAACGACCCCGAAAATGTCGACCTACCTCCTCTTTTTTGGTGTAGGGGATTTCAAATATACTCAAAACAAGCAATATAAAAGAATCCGGATCGTTACCGTGCCGGGGAGGGAAACCTATACCTCATACGGACTCAGGTTTGGATTCATGGCTCTCAAATTCTGCGAAGACTACTTTCGGGTCCCCTACCCGCTTGCAAAAATCGACCTGATCGCCGTCCCGGATTTCGCATTCGGTGCCATGGAAAATTGGGGGGCCATCACGTTCCGGGAGAATCTCCTGCTCTACTATCCGGATATCACATCCAGGGCGGGTGAAAAGCGAATCTGTGAAGTCATCGCACATGAGATTGTACATCAATGGTTCGGAAATCTTGTCACACCGCAAGACTGGAAATACCTCTGGTTAAATGAAAGTTTTGCGACCCTTTTTGGTTTTACCATTCTCGACCATTATTATCCGGAATGGGAGATATGGCAGCAGTTTATCCATGAAGAGACATCTGTGGCAATTCACCGCGACGCGTTTCATGAGACATTTCCCATAGAAATACCGGGCGGAGAACATATCGTGATTAACGCGAGTACCGCCCCGATCATTTACAGTAAAGGGGGGAGTATCCTGAGACAGATCAAGGAATATCTGGGTGAAAGGGAGTTCAGCGACGGTCTTACAACCTACCTTCAAACGCATGCGTACGGATCAACAGACAGCTGTCATCTCTGGGAGGCGATGGAAAAAAACTCACAGGAACCGGTCATCGATCTCATGAAAAGCTGGATAGAACAACCCGGATTCCCGATGATCACCGTTCGACGTGAAGAAAACAGACTGCTTCTAACGCAAAAGCGATTTACCTACCTAAAAAAATCAAGCGAACAAACATGGATCATTCCGTTGACCGTTACCATATTCGACGGATCGCAGAAAAGCGATCAGATAAAAATAATCATGCAGGACCCGGAAATGGAGATCGCGCTTCCCGACGGAACAACCTCCTATAAAATCAACAGCGAACAAACCGGATATTACCGGGTTTATTACAGTGATCGGGATCATTATGACA
This window encodes:
- a CDS encoding M1 family metallopeptidase; its protein translation is MNQPFPIHYHISITPDFGEFRFTGTVDIVMKPESILETITLDVLALSIDRCTVRLGDKQTECRFTVNEEEEALIVTIPDGLESYLSPESGLTLSIDYRGIINDNMAGFYKSGYLWEGATHYIGVTQFEESDARRAFPCFDHPRYKATFDLELTVGRHYEAIANTPVSQIKNLPDNKKRVVFETTPKMSTYLLFFGVGDFKYTQNKQYKRIRIVTVPGRETYTSYGLRFGFMALKFCEDYFRVPYPLAKIDLIAVPDFAFGAMENWGAITFRENLLLYYPDITSRAGEKRICEVIAHEIVHQWFGNLVTPQDWKYLWLNESFATLFGFTILDHYYPEWEIWQQFIHEETSVAIHRDAFHETFPIEIPGGEHIVINASTAPIIYSKGGSILRQIKEYLGEREFSDGLTTYLQTHAYGSTDSCHLWEAMEKNSQEPVIDLMKSWIEQPGFPMITVRREENRLLLTQKRFTYLKKSSEQTWIIPLTVTIFDGSQKSDQIKIIMQDPEMEIALPDGTTSYKINSEQTGYYRVYYSDRDHYDKLGSLITLKELIPEDRWGCEDDLFAMVLSCEKSFTEYLEFLRFYREESAYLPLMSISSNLMVSYLILTESSRERIRETGRSLFESVLGHIGFQPEDNERFTTSILRDTLLYDAAFYGSEAASDFCLKKFQQLTGGIPLHADIFRSVIKAAVLLTPEKSIPWMKERFMSSESEHERLQILSAISCVSDEGIARDILGFILDNVPSRNKYIPINGMIMNPVTASFMWDWFIEHNKTLQSFHPIHYERILAALIPISGLSSEKEITAYFETHMEENEAARDTIKLSLEKLKIYKQVRMHNK